The following proteins are encoded in a genomic region of Streptomyces sp. NBC_01723:
- a CDS encoding FAD-dependent oxidoreductase translates to MNERADRPGGAAAPAVHRVPVLIVGGSLVGLSTSVFLGRLGVRHTLVERHAGTSIHPRGRGNNVRTMEIFRVAGTEPDIRKAAATLAENHGILQTTTLVGDEGEWLLKEMDPGGGLARFSPSGWCLCSQNDLEPELLTHATNLGGDLRFGTELLSFEDDADGVTAVVKSRETGEHTTIRADYLIAADGPRSPVREQLGIGQSGPGDLFHNVSATFRSRRLADVVRDRRFIVCYLTGEDADGALLPVDNGENWVFHLPWHPEQGETVEDFTEERCAAHIRRAIGDPDLDVEITGKAPWHAAQRVARSYRAGRVLLAGDSAHEMSPTGAFGSNTGIQDAHNLAWKLAAVLEGWAGEGLLDTYDAERRPVAEATSARAAGRSVEHSHPGFAPPPGMTGGGPGAGEGPGGPGGPGGPGRPGGPGGPGGAPGGPGGPGGAAGGPGGPGGAPGGPGSAAGRPGGPGGPGGPGGPGGAPGGPGGPGGPGGPGGAPAGGPGGILNVALGYRYPQGAVVGADPATPVVPEGLDLSGAPGSRAPHLWLRQGDARVSTLDLYEDSLVLLSDAAQPTGWHEAATRLAAEMRIPLKPYRVGGTPEADLVQDDEDKDWAKSHGVTRGGAVLVRPDGFVAWRSPGPAPDPESMLRQVIRTVLARP, encoded by the coding sequence ATGAACGAAAGAGCCGACCGGCCCGGAGGCGCCGCCGCCCCTGCGGTCCACCGGGTCCCGGTCCTCATCGTCGGCGGGTCCCTGGTGGGCCTGTCGACCTCGGTGTTCCTGGGGCGCCTCGGCGTCCGGCACACCCTGGTGGAGCGCCACGCCGGCACTTCCATCCACCCCCGCGGGCGCGGCAACAACGTCCGCACCATGGAGATCTTCCGGGTGGCCGGCACCGAGCCGGACATCAGGAAGGCCGCCGCCACGCTGGCCGAGAACCACGGCATCCTGCAGACGACCACGCTGGTGGGCGACGAGGGGGAGTGGCTGCTCAAGGAGATGGACCCGGGCGGCGGACTGGCCCGCTTCAGCCCCAGCGGCTGGTGCCTGTGCAGCCAGAACGACCTGGAGCCCGAACTCCTCACCCACGCCACCAACCTCGGCGGTGACCTGCGTTTCGGCACCGAACTGCTGTCGTTCGAGGACGACGCGGACGGCGTCACGGCGGTGGTGAAGAGCCGGGAGACCGGCGAGCACACCACCATCCGCGCGGACTACCTGATCGCCGCCGACGGTCCCCGCAGCCCCGTCCGCGAGCAGCTCGGCATCGGCCAGAGCGGCCCCGGCGACCTCTTCCACAACGTCAGCGCCACCTTCCGCTCCCGCCGCCTGGCCGACGTGGTGCGCGACCGCCGCTTCATCGTCTGCTACCTGACCGGCGAGGACGCCGATGGCGCTCTCCTGCCGGTCGACAACGGCGAGAACTGGGTCTTCCACCTCCCCTGGCACCCCGAACAGGGCGAGACCGTCGAGGACTTCACCGAGGAGCGCTGCGCCGCCCACATCCGCCGCGCGATCGGCGACCCGGACCTCGACGTCGAGATCACGGGCAAGGCCCCCTGGCACGCCGCCCAGCGCGTGGCCCGCAGCTACCGCGCCGGCCGCGTCCTGCTGGCCGGCGACTCGGCCCACGAGATGTCCCCCACCGGCGCCTTCGGCTCCAACACCGGCATCCAGGACGCGCACAACCTCGCCTGGAAGCTGGCCGCGGTCCTGGAGGGCTGGGCGGGCGAAGGCCTCCTGGACACCTACGACGCGGAACGCCGCCCGGTCGCCGAGGCCACCAGCGCCCGAGCCGCCGGCCGCTCGGTGGAACACAGCCACCCGGGCTTCGCCCCGCCGCCGGGGATGACGGGTGGGGGGCCGGGTGCGGGTGAAGGGCCCGGTGGTCCTGGCGGTCCTGGCGGTCCTGGTCGTCCTGGTGGTCCTGGTGGTCCTGGTGGGGCGCCTGGTGGTCCGGGCGGTCCCGGTGGCGCAGCCGGTGGGCCGGGTGGGCCCGGCGGAGCGCCCGGCGGTCCCGGCAGTGCGGCCGGTAGGCCCGGCGGCCCCGGCGGCCCCGGTGGCCCCGGTGGCCCCGGTGGCGCTCCTGGTGGCCCGGGCGGGCCCGGTGGGCCTGGCGGCCCTGGCGGAGCACCCGCCGGCGGCCCAGGCGGCATCCTGAACGTCGCCCTCGGCTACCGCTACCCCCAGGGCGCGGTGGTCGGCGCCGACCCGGCGACCCCGGTGGTCCCGGAGGGCCTCGACCTCTCCGGCGCACCCGGCAGCAGGGCCCCGCACCTCTGGCTCCGCCAGGGCGACGCCCGCGTCTCCACCCTGGACCTCTACGAGGACTCCCTGGTCCTGCTCAGCGACGCGGCCCAGCCCACCGGCTGGCACGAGGCGGCGACCCGGCTGGCGGCCGAGATGCGGATCCCGCTGAAGCCGTACCGCGTGGGCGGCACCCCGGAGGCCGAC
- a CDS encoding SchA/CurD-like domain-containing protein, which yields MTVSPVETTDGVSADALTTDAGATPVAPAADADGVSTSAFDGSRVRVVLMLDIHDGMQQEFLDAYDSIRDRVAAVPGHITDQLCQSVDNPTQWLLTSEWETAEPFLSWVSSDEHLDMVEPLQNCVRDTHSLRYSVLRETEGDENSSGAAGGSPRSAARIGNNIVRHALTFTVRPGSEADVARLLSDYAAPAAQVDDSNRLLRTSVFMHGNRVVRAVELRGDLQTALRHVARQPGVRAVEEALNPHLEQDRDLRDPRSAREFFTRAAMPAVHHMASGGRSGASAQRIALLYPVRPGAGPELARLLAHRDASALRAQDGPVLAATVFHRDDLVVRLVDVDGDPDGAPVSAVLGLPAAAGPGRSAGAPAAAVIEAAERLLDTAAYGVDGSLSEPRTLALLLARARMTPLTDRHASDA from the coding sequence ATGACGGTCTCTCCCGTCGAAACCACGGATGGCGTGTCGGCGGATGCCCTGACCACTGACGCCGGGGCGACGCCCGTCGCCCCGGCCGCGGACGCCGACGGCGTATCGACATCGGCGTTCGACGGATCCCGCGTACGGGTCGTGCTGATGCTGGACATCCACGACGGAATGCAGCAGGAGTTCCTGGACGCGTACGACAGCATCCGCGACCGGGTCGCCGCCGTTCCGGGACATATCACTGATCAGCTGTGCCAGTCCGTCGACAACCCCACCCAATGGCTCCTCACCAGCGAGTGGGAGACCGCCGAGCCCTTCCTGAGCTGGGTCAGCAGCGACGAGCACCTGGACATGGTCGAGCCGCTGCAGAACTGCGTCCGGGACACCCACTCCCTGCGCTACAGCGTGCTGCGCGAGACCGAGGGCGACGAGAACTCGTCCGGCGCGGCCGGTGGGTCGCCGCGGTCCGCTGCCCGGATCGGGAACAACATCGTCCGGCACGCCCTGACGTTCACCGTGCGGCCCGGCAGCGAGGCCGACGTCGCCCGGCTGCTGTCCGACTACGCGGCGCCCGCGGCCCAGGTCGACGACTCCAACCGGCTGCTGCGCACGTCGGTCTTCATGCACGGCAACCGGGTCGTCCGGGCCGTGGAGCTGCGGGGCGACCTGCAGACCGCGTTGCGGCACGTGGCCCGGCAGCCGGGCGTGCGGGCGGTCGAGGAGGCTCTCAACCCGCATCTGGAGCAGGACCGGGACCTGCGCGACCCGCGGTCCGCCCGGGAGTTCTTCACCCGCGCCGCCATGCCGGCCGTCCACCACATGGCGTCGGGGGGCCGGTCCGGCGCGAGCGCGCAGCGGATCGCGCTGCTCTACCCGGTGCGGCCGGGGGCCGGTCCGGAACTGGCCCGGCTGCTGGCCCACCGGGACGCCTCCGCCCTGCGGGCCCAGGACGGCCCGGTCCTCGCCGCCACCGTCTTCCACCGCGACGACCTCGTGGTACGGCTCGTCGACGTGGACGGCGACCCGGACGGGGCGCCCGTGTCCGCCGTCCTCGGTCTGCCCGCGGCCGCCGGGCCCGGCAGGTCGGCCGGAGCCCCCGCGGCCGCCGTGATCGAGGCCGCCGAGCGGCTCCTGGACACCGCCGCGTACGGCGTCGACGGGTCCCTCAGCGAGCCCCGCACCCTGGCGTTGCTGCTGGCGCGGGCCCGTATGACGCCCCTGACCGACCGGCACGCGTCGGACGCCTGA
- a CDS encoding cupin domain-containing protein: MTNQQVNIISIGDVAPNRRRGGDIRAMLTPTSAGATSGFMGVAIVQPGERIAEHYHPYSEEFVYVTEGALEVDLDGAPHALTVGQGMLIPQDMRHRFRNVGDVEARLVFHLGPLAPRPELGHVDTEDAAGNAIPHERPAATAEAVS; this comes from the coding sequence ATGACAAACCAGCAGGTAAACATCATCTCCATCGGCGACGTCGCGCCCAACCGCCGCCGCGGAGGAGACATCCGCGCCATGCTCACGCCCACCAGCGCCGGTGCGACCAGCGGCTTCATGGGCGTGGCCATCGTGCAGCCCGGCGAGCGGATCGCCGAGCACTACCACCCGTACTCCGAGGAGTTCGTGTACGTCACCGAGGGCGCCCTGGAGGTGGACCTGGACGGGGCGCCGCACGCGCTCACCGTCGGGCAGGGGATGCTGATCCCGCAGGACATGCGCCACCGCTTCCGCAACGTCGGGGACGTCGAGGCGCGGCTCGTCTTCCACCTGGGACCGCTGGCCCCACGGCCCGAGCTGGGCCACGTGGACACCGAGGACGCGGCCGGCAACGCCATCCCGCACGAGCGTCCCGCCGCGACGGCCGAGGCGGTGTCATGA